The proteins below come from a single Metarhizium brunneum chromosome 1, complete sequence genomic window:
- the csx2 gene encoding Protein csx2, whose amino-acid sequence MGNITSRPDDGSTPYLRDQNRLSISSLVVTNPRRRSSVNIVPNAFPASRIVVSRLSGETSPIEYVQDPESSNNLTAAPNFLLKLNGDDELIFTFTFVIRQSHVPAAADGRPATSDTNISGLTFVYASTPREVSNLVTREFHADPNLHKNANVELVGDYSTGGNSSVTFEWTWKWKPPKPVEDKGGGWRNCCSFVEYDPRAHRLDTLASFSYFVSSPGLPLSNPSSPSPQFLLSSPPKIRVASTQSVESRLTGVDVDEPVSPLLAPNESLSQTNTNQMQEPVKVDVPCPKYDDDVTVSDDGPVFRATLKALEQKTGNMRVQMKKVLKRAEHAHLQQTEANDAFVSFMEALREASSTNANAFQPALEHYFDKIAREVVAYERQNTANLQKIIIEPLNKLYQLDIKQAEYKKRDFEEESKDYYAYVSRYLGQRQDSGKAKKLADSDSKYQNKRRNFELKRFDYSSFVQDLHGGRKEQEVLSHLTKYADAQTKGYLATAKRIEDFLPQLSALSSEVQEADKEYQYRRREREEKRRQLEKSNTPYLEPEQASLHSSAPLSSSLNGNAGNTSDSELGRADSTGSQIKNAIAIGVGGQGSATQGAELSRSPGSQGQSSLSSSTPGAKFKGFRDLEERDTAQGVVSQRKEGLLWALNRPGGHVDPRNLNKQGWHKFWIVLDQGKLSEYSNWKQKLDLHMDPIDLRMASVREARNAERRFCFEVITPNYKRVYQATSEEDMNSWILSINNALQSAMEGRGVPEPSSSSRTPADSSLKRDIGSILTGKTQHSGHGPLHHHSTTNAGMPQRRITVGARPGAVRTTSSGYDENPDKLLQMVRNADQGNCWCADCGSGSKVEWVSINLGIILCIECSGIHRSLGTHISKVRSLTLDIKSFTIDIVEVLLLIGNRVSNMIWETKLNPSQKPSPQATREQRLRFITAKYVDRAYVEPISTTLSRYATPDETLLAAIKKNEIQQVMYALALKANPNVVDKMRGTHAIWLALAAADPAQPSLTSSVNASETDVKAVPFPVAELLTQNGAEIPGSMPAFPLGRFAQQYYEQKMGRGNNPGHDVLGSLPLHLSSSDRPQREREARLQKRVSAGGRLAKSPIPEK is encoded by the exons ATGGGCAACATCACTAGCAGGCCCGACGACGGGTCGACGCCATATCTTAGGGACCAAAACAGAC TGAGCATATCCTCGCTGGTGGTGACCAATCCGCGGAGGCGCAGTTCCGTCAACATTGTCCCGAATGCATTCCCAGCGAGCAGAATAGTCGTTAGTCGATTGTCCGGCGAAACATCCCCAATAGAATACGTACAG GATCCTGAATCATCGAATAATCTCACCGCCGCACCCAACTTTCTGCTCAAACTGAACGGCGATGACGAGCTTATATTCACATTCACGTTTGTAATTCGCCAGTCACACGTACCTGCTGCTGCAGATGGCCGGCCGGCTACTTCAGATACCAATATCTCTGGCCTAACATTTGTTTACGCCTCTACCCCCAGAGAAGTTTCGAATCTTGTCACACGAGAATTCCATGCCGATCCAAACCTTCACAAGAACGCCAATGTAGAACTCGTGGGCGATTATAGCACAGGTGGCAATTCATCTGTGACATTTGAATGGACTTGGAAGTGGAAACCCCCCAAGCCTGTTGAGGACAAAGGGGGCGGTTGGAGGAACTGTTGCAGC TTTGTCGAATACGACCCTCGAGCCCACCGTTTAGATACTCTGGCGAGCTTCTCCTACTTTGTCTCTA GTCCAGGTTTACCCCTGAGTAACCCCAGTTCACCTTCGCCGCAATTCCTATTGAGCTCGCCTCCAAAAATTCGAGTTGCCTCCACGCAGTCGGTCGAGTCTCGATTAACTGGGGTCGATGTTGATGAGCCcgtctctcctcttcttgcACCGAATGAAAGCTTGTCGCAAACGAACACGAACCAGATGCAAGAGCCTGTCAAGGTTGATGTTCCATGTCCCAAGTACGACGATGATGTCACTGTCAGTGATGATGGTCCCGTCTTTCGGGCGACTTTAAAAGCGCTGGAGCAAAAGACTGGCAATATGCGAGTCCAGATGAAGAAGGTTCTAAAACGAGCAGAGCATGCCCATTTGCAGCAAACTGAGGCCAACGATGCTTTTGTTTCCTTCATGGAAGCTCTGCGAGAAGCGTCTTCTACCAATGCCAACGCCTTCCAACCCGCTTTGGAGCACTATTTTGATAAAATCGCACGCGAAGTCGTGGCCTATGAACGCCAGAATACAGCAAACTtacaaaaaattattataGAACCGCTAAACAAGCTATATCAACTCGACATCAAGCAAGCTGAATACAAAAAGCGCGactttgaagaagaaagcaaAGATTACTACGCATATGTATCTCGGTATCTGGGTCAGCGGCAGGATTCGGGCAAGGCGAAGAAACTTGCGGATAGTGATTCAAAATACCAAAACAAGCGACGAAATTTTGAGCTGAAGCGATTCGACTACTCCAGTTTTGTGCAAGATCTTCATGGTGGTCGCAAAGAGCAAGAAGTTCTTTCTCACCTGACAAAATACGCAGATGCACAAACAAAAGGCTATCTGGCTACTGCAAAAAGGATTGAGGACTTCCTTCCACAGTTGTCGGCGCTTTCTTCTGAAGTTCAAGAAGCAGACAAGGAGTACCAATATCGACGTCGAGAGCGGGAGGAGAAACGACGACAGCTGGAAAAGTCCAACACCCCTTATTTGGAACCAGAACAAGCAAGCCTGCACAGTTCTGCTCCGTTGTCCTCGAGCCTGAACGGTAATGCCGGAAATACTTCTGACAGCGAACTTGGCCGTGCTGATAGCACAGGCTCGCAAATTAAGAACGCCATTGCTATCGGCGTTGGTGGCCAAGGAAGCGCGACCCAAGGAGCCGAGCTATCGAGATCTCCTGGTAGCCAAGGCCAGTCGTCGTTGTCTAGCTCCACACCGGGGGCCAAGTTCAAAGGCTTCCGAGATCTTGAGGAGCGAGATACAGCACAGGGTGTGGTGAGCCAACGAAAGGAAGGTCTATTGTGGGCGCTAAACCGACCGGGTGGCCATGTTGATCCACGAAACTTGAACAAGCAGGGATGGCACAA ATTTTGGATTGTTTTGGATCAAGGAAAGCTATCCGAGTACAGTAATTGGAAGCAGAAGCTGGACCTCCACATGGATCCCATCGATTTGCGAATGGCTTCTGTACGTGAGGCACGCAATGCTGAACGCCGATTTTGTTTCGAGGTTATAACGCCAAACTACAAGCGTGTTTATCAGGCAACATCTGAAGAGGACATGAACAGCTGGATTCTGTCGATAAACAATGCATTGCAAAGTGCGATGGAAGGCCGGGGCGTTCCGGAaccctcatcctcgtctaGGACACCTGCAGATTCGTCTCTTAAGAGGGATATTGGCTCTATTTTGACGGGCAAAACACAGCACTCGGGCCATGGTCCACTACACCATCATTCGACCACAAACGCGGGAATGCCCCAGCGCAGAATAACAGTCGGCGCCCGGCCTGGCGCGGTTCGCACGACGAGCTCAGGGTATGATGAGAACCCAGACAAGCTGCTGCAAATGGTTCGAAACGCGGATCAGGGTAATTGTTGGTGTGCGGACTGCGGCTCAGGGTCAAAAGTGGAATGGGTCTCCATCAACCTGGGCATCATTTTGTGTATTGAATGCAGCGGCATTCACCGGTCTCTGGGTACACATATCAGCAAAGTCCGATCACTTACACTGGATATCAAGTCATTCACAATCGATATTGTCGAAGTCCTCTTGCTCATTGGAAACAGGGTATCAAACATGATTTGGGAGACTAAACTGAATCCGTCTCAGAAACCAAGTCCGCAAGCGACTCGAGAACAACGGTTGAGGTTTATCACTGCCAAGTACGTGGATCGGGCATATGTTGAGCCAATCTCGACAACACTTTCAAGATATGCGACCCCGGACGAGACCCTGCTGGCGGCTATCAAAAAGAATGAAATTCAGCAGGTCATGTACGCCCTGGCACTCAAAGCCAACCCCAATGTGGTCGATAAGATGAGGGGGACGCATGCAATCTGGCTGGCACTTGCAGCAGCAGATCCAGCACAGCCATCGCTGACATCGAGCGTGAACGCCTCCGAGACAGATGTTAAAGCTGTTCCCTTCCCTGTTGCTGAACTCCTCACCCAGAATGGGGCAGAAATTCCAGGATCAATGCCCGCTTTCCCACTTGGCCGATTTGCCCAGCAGTACTACGAACAGAAGATGGGCAGAGGCAATAATCCAGGACACGACGTCTTGGGCTCTCTACCCCTTCACCTGAGCTCAAGCGATAGGCCGCAGCGAGAGAGGGAAGCTAGGCTACAGAAACGTGTGAGTGCTGGAGGGCGACTAGCAAAGTCTCCCATACCCGAAAAATAG